In Deltaproteobacteria bacterium, the DNA window TGAGTTCTCTGAAAAAGTGAAGTTGGAAAGTAGGATGAGCTTCAAAAGGTTTTATTGAGGCTGCTGAAAGATTTCCGGATTATCCTCAGCCCGATTGAAATAGGGTGAGTGGAAGTGTGAGGGTGAGCGATAAGAATATTTTCTAAACACTGGCACTGACACTCACACTGACACTATTTCGGAGCCATCACTCTAAGGGAGAGTTCGGCCAGTTGACGGCCATCCACTGCCGAGGGGGCCTCGGTGAGCAGGTCGGTGGCCTTCTGGGTTTTGGGAAAAGCAATTACATCCCGGATGGACTCGGCCCCGGCCAGGATCATGACCAGCCGGTCGAATCCGAAAGCAATTCCGCCATGGGGAGGAGCCCCAAACTCCAAGGCTTCTAACAGGAAGCCGAATTTTTTCTTCGCTTCCTCCAGGTTAATTCCTAACTTTTCGAAGAGCAAAGATTGGACTTCCCTGCGGTAGATACGCAGGCTCCCTCCGCCAACTTCGGACCCGTTGAGTACAAGATCATAGGCTTTGGCCCGGACTCTTTCCGGAGCATTGGAAAGCAAAGGGAGATCTTCGTCCAAGGGAGAAGTAAAGGGATGATGCTTGGCCGTAAACCTCCCCTCGGCCTCATCATATTCCAAGAGGGGGAAATCCGTAATCCAGACAAAGGAGAAGATACCTTCGGGAATCAAACTCAGCTGTTTCCCCAGCCTCAGCCGGAGGCGTCCCATGACATCGTTGACGACCTTGGGAGAATCGGCCATAAATAAAATGATATCTTCCGGGGTGAGTTGCCAAACTTCTCTTAAAGCCGCACGTTCCTCTTTAGATAAAAATTTAGCTATTGGCCCACTCCACTCTTCGGCACCGATTCTGATCCAAGCCAAGCCCTTGGCTCCCAATTCCCTGGCCTGTTCATTGAACTCATCCAAATCTTTGCGAGAGAGGTTGCCCTGAACCTTCAAAGCCTTGACCGCTCCTCCCCGATGGATAGTTTCGGCAAAAACTTTGAATGCAGTATTTTTCAGGGTGTCCGTTACATCCTTCATCTCCAGGCCAAAGCGAATGTCCGGATTATCCACCCCATAGCGGGTCATGGATTCCTCGTAGGTTAACCGCGGAAAGGGCGTGGCCAGTGGGAGGCCCAGGGTATCCCGAAACAAAGCCTGCATCATTCCTTCCATGATCGAATAGATATCTTCCCGGTCGATGAAAGACATCTCAATGTCGATCTGGGTGAATTCAGGCTGTCGGTCGGCCCGGAGGTCTTCATCCCGAAAGCACTTGACGATCTGAAAGTAGCGGTCAAACCCCGATATCATCAAGAGCTGCTTGAATAATTGCGGCGATTGGGGCAGAGCGTAAAACTGGCCCGGGTTCACCCGGCTGGGAACTAAATAATCCCGGGCCCCCTCGGGTGTTGACTTGGTCAAGAAAGGAGTTTCGATTTCCAAAAACCCCTGGCTATGCAGGTAATCCCGAACGGACCTCGCCGCTCGATCACGCAAGATAAGATTGCGCTGCATCTTCGGTCGGCGCAGGTCCAGGTATCGATATTTCAGCCGAAGGGTTTCCGCCACTGCGGCATCTTCATCGATAGCAAACGGAGGCGGGTTAGATTCACTCAGCACCTTCAGGTCCCCAGCCTGCACTTCCAGTCGGCCGGTCTTTAATTCCGGGTTCTCCGTGCCAGCGGGACGGGCGACTACTTTTCCCTGCACGGCGATGACGTATTCGTTACGCAAAGAGGCGGCCTGGGCGTGGGCTCCGGGGCTAAACTCGGGGTTGAAGACCACTTGAGCAATTCCCTCCCGGTCCCTGAGGTCAATGAACACCAGTCCTCCCAGGTCCCGCCTCCGGTTCACCCAGCCCATAAGAGTCACTTCTTGGTCGATGTGCTCCGATCGGAGATCCCCACAATAACAGGTTCGTTTCAAGTCGCCCAATGCCTCGCCCAATTTTCCGTCTCCATTCTTGATGGCTTCGTAAAAAGTCCATCTGCTGCGTTGCGCTGCATCCTTCGTCGTTGCGGCGTACCTGTAAGTACGCCTCACTCCTCAGGATTGGCGCGCCTTGCATCTGGAGCTTTTTACATTGCCATCCAAATTTTGACTTTTTACGAGCCCACCATTCTTAAACTAAAAAGATTGTTTCAGATTTCAAGTTAGGAATTTTTTTACTGCTCACTGATCACTGCTTACTGCTTACTTTATTTTTCAAAGTCCCTATGATTTCCCCTAAGGGAACTTCCTCTTGACCTTTGGTGGCCATATTCCGGATAATTGCCTGGTTTTTCTTCAATTCTTCTTCTCCCAAAATCAGGACGAAGGGGGTTTTCATACGGTCGGCTTGGCGCATCTGACTTTTCAGACTTTTTCCTTCATAATCTACTTCTGCCCAAACCCCATTATCGCGCAGTTCCTGCGCTAAGGAAAATCCTCTCCGCCGGGCCTTATCCCCCAAAGTCGCCAGGAAAATCTGGGGGTGATGGGCGAAATTTTTTTCCCCGGGTAAAAGCATGATCAACCGCTCCATTCCGATGGCAAACCCGATCCCCGGAACGGCCGGCCCTCCTATCTCTTCGGCCAGGGCATCATACCTGCCCCCGCCAGAGACGGCGTTTTGGGCCCCCAGTTCACCGGCGACCACTTCGAACGCCGTACGGGTGTAATAGTCCAAACCCCGGACCATCCTGGGGTTAAGGGAATAGGAAAGGCGGAGGTCATCGAGGAGAGTTTTTACCTGCTCAAAGTGCCTGTGGCATTCCGGGCAGAGAAAGTTCAAAACCACCGGCGCTTCGGTCAAGGCTGCCTGACAATCTTCGTTCTTACAGTCAAAAATGCGCAGCGGGTTGGTTTCCAGCCTCCGCTGGCAATCCTCGCACAGCGAATTCCTTTTGGTCTGGAGAAAGGTTTGAATCTCTTTTTTATAAGGGGGGCGACACTGGGGACATCCCAGCGAATTGATTTGCAGGCTGAGGTTTTCAATTCCCAAAGCTCCCAGGTAACGCATCAGCATGACCAAAATTTCCGCATCGGCCCAGGCCTCTTGAACACCCAAAACTTCGGCGTCGATCTGGTGAAATTGACGGTAACGCCCTTTCTGCGGGCGTTCGTACCGGAACATGGGACCGATAAAATAATACTTGCCCACGGGATTTTTTTGGTTTAGCCCATGCTCTAAATAGGCACGCACGATCGAAGCCGTCGCTTCCGGCCGCAGCGTCA includes these proteins:
- the aspS gene encoding aspartate--tRNA ligase, producing the protein MGEALGDLKRTCYCGDLRSEHIDQEVTLMGWVNRRRDLGGLVFIDLRDREGIAQVVFNPEFSPGAHAQAASLRNEYVIAVQGKVVARPAGTENPELKTGRLEVQAGDLKVLSESNPPPFAIDEDAAVAETLRLKYRYLDLRRPKMQRNLILRDRAARSVRDYLHSQGFLEIETPFLTKSTPEGARDYLVPSRVNPGQFYALPQSPQLFKQLLMISGFDRYFQIVKCFRDEDLRADRQPEFTQIDIEMSFIDREDIYSIMEGMMQALFRDTLGLPLATPFPRLTYEESMTRYGVDNPDIRFGLEMKDVTDTLKNTAFKVFAETIHRGGAVKALKVQGNLSRKDLDEFNEQARELGAKGLAWIRIGAEEWSGPIAKFLSKEERAALREVWQLTPEDIILFMADSPKVVNDVMGRLRLRLGKQLSLIPEGIFSFVWITDFPLLEYDEAEGRFTAKHHPFTSPLDEDLPLLSNAPERVRAKAYDLVLNGSEVGGGSLRIYRREVQSLLFEKLGINLEEAKKKFGFLLEALEFGAPPHGGIAFGFDRLVMILAGAESIRDVIAFPKTQKATDLLTEAPSAVDGRQLAELSLRVMAPK
- the hisS gene encoding histidine--tRNA ligase — its product is MQIKGIRGFKDILPGEVEKWQFVESEARRIFGLFGFSEFRVPLLERTELFARSIGEATDIVRKEMYTFLDRDGDSLTLRPEATASIVRAYLEHGLNQKNPVGKYYFIGPMFRYERPQKGRYRQFHQIDAEVLGVQEAWADAEILVMLMRYLGALGIENLSLQINSLGCPQCRPPYKKEIQTFLQTKRNSLCEDCQRRLETNPLRIFDCKNEDCQAALTEAPVVLNFLCPECHRHFEQVKTLLDDLRLSYSLNPRMVRGLDYYTRTAFEVVAGELGAQNAVSGGGRYDALAEEIGGPAVPGIGFAIGMERLIMLLPGEKNFAHHPQIFLATLGDKARRRGFSLAQELRDNGVWAEVDYEGKSLKSQMRQADRMKTPFVLILGEEELKKNQAIIRNMATKGQEEVPLGEIIGTLKNKVSSKQ